The following are from one region of the Ananas comosus cultivar F153 linkage group 20, ASM154086v1, whole genome shotgun sequence genome:
- the LOC109725709 gene encoding eukaryotic translation initiation factor 2D isoform X1, producing the protein MFKKPIEAKALQRLSGADKKKLRRIAKERFPQASDSDIDAILPSKAEITVAKYPNRVHVYGIEGGFPMLFDVDGRGTEMFPTVYALWKVPELLPAFLLKGGEVSRFVIGGADLMFPGISIPPEGLPSFLAGEPWAVKVPGNPAPIAVGATTMSSTEVLKAGLRGKALRIMHYYHDSLWDSVEGRFVPNAGFLEDVVVEDPVLSSVSQLTDTSGETSGNSLNDDHDGDTVEKGDQVGTSADDDVRVETSEEVTEDMGALKLSENVTTEEEPNDEKEQQTITSSEDVDALLDKCLLQALHTTVKDKDLPMPGSTLWSNNILPCRPPGTTLDIKKSSHKKLSKWLQSKSSAGLISVKEDKYKKEIMLLGVNRGHPDYMSFKPEKRVQETVNQKHDSSVGEASQAKVNLQFEVAEIYKPSTHVNPVFTSVGADSGKYYSASEASEIVFSYVEKENLVKPANKAMVVLDATLCDALFKGTIKKGSTYPTEIHKKDLGSAFLNRMQVHFRVARGNEVAVRKGTIKPVQIMTERRQGNKKVTRLSGLESFLMDAESLASELQKKFACSTSVAELPGKKGQHEVLVQGGVIDDLAKHLVDHYGVPKKYIEVLDKTKK; encoded by the exons ATGTTCAAAAAGCCAATCGAGGCAAAAGCTTTGCAGCGTTTGTCGGGAGCAGATAAGAAGAAGCTGAGAAGAATTGCAAAAGAAAGATTTCCACAAGCTTCTGATTCTGATATCGATGCCATTCTTCCTTCTAAG GCAGAGATAACAGTAGCTAAGTATCCAAATCGCGTGCATGTATATGGCATAGAAGGAGGGTTTCCCATGCTTTTTGATGTTGATGGGCGAGGAACGGAGATGTTCCCCACAG TTTATGCTCTCTGGAAGGTTCCAGAGCTTTTACCTGCATTTCTTCTGAAGGGTGGTGAGGTTTCTCGCTTTGTTATTGGAGGGGCTGATTTGATGTTTCCTGGTATTAGTATACCCCCAGAAGGGCTTCCTTCTTTCTTAGCTGGAGAGCCATGGGCCGTAAAAGTCCCTGGTAATCCAGCACCAATCGCT GTGGGGGCTACCACAATGAGCAGCACGGAAGTCCTAAAAGCTGGTCTACGTGGCAAGGCTTTGCGGATAATGCATTATTATCATGACTCGCTGTG GGATTCAGTTGAAGGCCGTTTTGTCCCAAATGCAGGATTTTTAGAAGATGTTGTTGTTGAAGATCCTGTTTTGTCTTCAGTTTCTCAGCTAACTGATACTTCTGGGGAAACTTCTGGGAATTCTTTAAATGACGATCATGATGGCGATACTGTAGAAAAAGGAGATCAGGTTGGTACTTCGGCAGATGATGATGTTCGAGTTGAAACCTCTGAAGAAGTCACTGAAGATATGGGTGCGCTGAAGTTGTCAGAGAATGTAACTACTGAAGAAGAACCAAATGATGAGAAGGAACAACAGACTATAACATCAAGTGAAGATGTAGATGCTCTTTTGGATAAATGCCTTTTGCAAGCATTGCATACAACTGTAAAAGATAAAGACCTTCCCATGCCAGGAAGCACGTTATG GTCAAATAACATACTTCCCTGCAGGCCTCCAGGCACCACTTTGGACATCAAAAAATCGTCGCACAAGAAATTATCCAAATGGTTGCAATCTAAATCTTCTGCTGGTCTG ATATCAGTGAAAGAAGATAAGTATAAAAAGGAGATCATGTTATTAGGTGTTAATCGCGGCCACCCAGATTACATGTCTTTCAAACCAGAAAAACGGGTGCAAGAGACTGTCAATCAGAAGCATGATTCCTCTGTTGGGGAAGCTAGCCAAGCCAAAGTCAACCTACAATTTGAGGTCGCTGAGATTTACAAACCGAGCACGCACGTCAACCCGGTATTTACTTCTGTTGGAGCTGACAGCGGGAAATACTACAGTGCATCCGAGGCATCTGAGATAGTCTTCAG TTATGTTGAGAAGGAAAATCTAGTCAAGCCAGCAAACAAGGCAATGGTAGTTTTGGATGCAACACTATGTGATGCTCTTTTCAAAGGGACCATCAAAAAGGGCTCAACTTATCCCACCGAGATCCATAAGAAGGATTTAGGGTCTGCATTTTTAAATCGCATGCAAGTGCACTTCAGAGTAGCCAGGGGAAATGAGGTTGCTGTGCGAAAGGGCACAATTAAACCTGTTCAGATAATGACGGAGAGAAGGCAAGGGAACAAGAAAGTGACCAGACTCTCAGGTTTGGAGTCGTTCTTAATGGATGCGGAGTCGCTAGCTTCTGAACTACAAAAGAAGTTCGCTTGCAGTACATCAGTGGCAGAACTTCCAG GCAAAAAGGGGCAACACGAGGTGCTGGTTCAAGGCGGAGTCATCGATGACCTGGCTAAGCATCTCGTCGACCACTACGGCGTCCCGAAGAAATACATAGAGGTGCTCGACAAAACCAAGAAATAA
- the LOC109725709 gene encoding eukaryotic translation initiation factor 2D isoform X2, with amino-acid sequence MLFDVDGRGTEMFPTVYALWKVPELLPAFLLKGGEVSRFVIGGADLMFPGISIPPEGLPSFLAGEPWAVKVPGNPAPIAVGATTMSSTEVLKAGLRGKALRIMHYYHDSLWDSVEGRFVPNAGFLEDVVVEDPVLSSVSQLTDTSGETSGNSLNDDHDGDTVEKGDQVGTSADDDVRVETSEEVTEDMGALKLSENVTTEEEPNDEKEQQTITSSEDVDALLDKCLLQALHTTVKDKDLPMPGSTLWSNNILPCRPPGTTLDIKKSSHKKLSKWLQSKSSAGLISVKEDKYKKEIMLLGVNRGHPDYMSFKPEKRVQETVNQKHDSSVGEASQAKVNLQFEVAEIYKPSTHVNPVFTSVGADSGKYYSASEASEIVFSYVEKENLVKPANKAMVVLDATLCDALFKGTIKKGSTYPTEIHKKDLGSAFLNRMQVHFRVARGNEVAVRKGTIKPVQIMTERRQGNKKVTRLSGLESFLMDAESLASELQKKFACSTSVAELPGKKGQHEVLVQGGVIDDLAKHLVDHYGVPKKYIEVLDKTKK; translated from the exons ATGCTTTTTGATGTTGATGGGCGAGGAACGGAGATGTTCCCCACAG TTTATGCTCTCTGGAAGGTTCCAGAGCTTTTACCTGCATTTCTTCTGAAGGGTGGTGAGGTTTCTCGCTTTGTTATTGGAGGGGCTGATTTGATGTTTCCTGGTATTAGTATACCCCCAGAAGGGCTTCCTTCTTTCTTAGCTGGAGAGCCATGGGCCGTAAAAGTCCCTGGTAATCCAGCACCAATCGCT GTGGGGGCTACCACAATGAGCAGCACGGAAGTCCTAAAAGCTGGTCTACGTGGCAAGGCTTTGCGGATAATGCATTATTATCATGACTCGCTGTG GGATTCAGTTGAAGGCCGTTTTGTCCCAAATGCAGGATTTTTAGAAGATGTTGTTGTTGAAGATCCTGTTTTGTCTTCAGTTTCTCAGCTAACTGATACTTCTGGGGAAACTTCTGGGAATTCTTTAAATGACGATCATGATGGCGATACTGTAGAAAAAGGAGATCAGGTTGGTACTTCGGCAGATGATGATGTTCGAGTTGAAACCTCTGAAGAAGTCACTGAAGATATGGGTGCGCTGAAGTTGTCAGAGAATGTAACTACTGAAGAAGAACCAAATGATGAGAAGGAACAACAGACTATAACATCAAGTGAAGATGTAGATGCTCTTTTGGATAAATGCCTTTTGCAAGCATTGCATACAACTGTAAAAGATAAAGACCTTCCCATGCCAGGAAGCACGTTATG GTCAAATAACATACTTCCCTGCAGGCCTCCAGGCACCACTTTGGACATCAAAAAATCGTCGCACAAGAAATTATCCAAATGGTTGCAATCTAAATCTTCTGCTGGTCTG ATATCAGTGAAAGAAGATAAGTATAAAAAGGAGATCATGTTATTAGGTGTTAATCGCGGCCACCCAGATTACATGTCTTTCAAACCAGAAAAACGGGTGCAAGAGACTGTCAATCAGAAGCATGATTCCTCTGTTGGGGAAGCTAGCCAAGCCAAAGTCAACCTACAATTTGAGGTCGCTGAGATTTACAAACCGAGCACGCACGTCAACCCGGTATTTACTTCTGTTGGAGCTGACAGCGGGAAATACTACAGTGCATCCGAGGCATCTGAGATAGTCTTCAG TTATGTTGAGAAGGAAAATCTAGTCAAGCCAGCAAACAAGGCAATGGTAGTTTTGGATGCAACACTATGTGATGCTCTTTTCAAAGGGACCATCAAAAAGGGCTCAACTTATCCCACCGAGATCCATAAGAAGGATTTAGGGTCTGCATTTTTAAATCGCATGCAAGTGCACTTCAGAGTAGCCAGGGGAAATGAGGTTGCTGTGCGAAAGGGCACAATTAAACCTGTTCAGATAATGACGGAGAGAAGGCAAGGGAACAAGAAAGTGACCAGACTCTCAGGTTTGGAGTCGTTCTTAATGGATGCGGAGTCGCTAGCTTCTGAACTACAAAAGAAGTTCGCTTGCAGTACATCAGTGGCAGAACTTCCAG GCAAAAAGGGGCAACACGAGGTGCTGGTTCAAGGCGGAGTCATCGATGACCTGGCTAAGCATCTCGTCGACCACTACGGCGTCCCGAAGAAATACATAGAGGTGCTCGACAAAACCAAGAAATAA
- the LOC109725709 gene encoding eukaryotic translation initiation factor 2D isoform X3 — MFPGISIPPEGLPSFLAGEPWAVKVPGNPAPIAVGATTMSSTEVLKAGLRGKALRIMHYYHDSLWDSVEGRFVPNAGFLEDVVVEDPVLSSVSQLTDTSGETSGNSLNDDHDGDTVEKGDQVGTSADDDVRVETSEEVTEDMGALKLSENVTTEEEPNDEKEQQTITSSEDVDALLDKCLLQALHTTVKDKDLPMPGSTLWSNNILPCRPPGTTLDIKKSSHKKLSKWLQSKSSAGLISVKEDKYKKEIMLLGVNRGHPDYMSFKPEKRVQETVNQKHDSSVGEASQAKVNLQFEVAEIYKPSTHVNPVFTSVGADSGKYYSASEASEIVFSYVEKENLVKPANKAMVVLDATLCDALFKGTIKKGSTYPTEIHKKDLGSAFLNRMQVHFRVARGNEVAVRKGTIKPVQIMTERRQGNKKVTRLSGLESFLMDAESLASELQKKFACSTSVAELPGKKGQHEVLVQGGVIDDLAKHLVDHYGVPKKYIEVLDKTKK, encoded by the exons ATGTTTCCTGGTATTAGTATACCCCCAGAAGGGCTTCCTTCTTTCTTAGCTGGAGAGCCATGGGCCGTAAAAGTCCCTGGTAATCCAGCACCAATCGCT GTGGGGGCTACCACAATGAGCAGCACGGAAGTCCTAAAAGCTGGTCTACGTGGCAAGGCTTTGCGGATAATGCATTATTATCATGACTCGCTGTG GGATTCAGTTGAAGGCCGTTTTGTCCCAAATGCAGGATTTTTAGAAGATGTTGTTGTTGAAGATCCTGTTTTGTCTTCAGTTTCTCAGCTAACTGATACTTCTGGGGAAACTTCTGGGAATTCTTTAAATGACGATCATGATGGCGATACTGTAGAAAAAGGAGATCAGGTTGGTACTTCGGCAGATGATGATGTTCGAGTTGAAACCTCTGAAGAAGTCACTGAAGATATGGGTGCGCTGAAGTTGTCAGAGAATGTAACTACTGAAGAAGAACCAAATGATGAGAAGGAACAACAGACTATAACATCAAGTGAAGATGTAGATGCTCTTTTGGATAAATGCCTTTTGCAAGCATTGCATACAACTGTAAAAGATAAAGACCTTCCCATGCCAGGAAGCACGTTATG GTCAAATAACATACTTCCCTGCAGGCCTCCAGGCACCACTTTGGACATCAAAAAATCGTCGCACAAGAAATTATCCAAATGGTTGCAATCTAAATCTTCTGCTGGTCTG ATATCAGTGAAAGAAGATAAGTATAAAAAGGAGATCATGTTATTAGGTGTTAATCGCGGCCACCCAGATTACATGTCTTTCAAACCAGAAAAACGGGTGCAAGAGACTGTCAATCAGAAGCATGATTCCTCTGTTGGGGAAGCTAGCCAAGCCAAAGTCAACCTACAATTTGAGGTCGCTGAGATTTACAAACCGAGCACGCACGTCAACCCGGTATTTACTTCTGTTGGAGCTGACAGCGGGAAATACTACAGTGCATCCGAGGCATCTGAGATAGTCTTCAG TTATGTTGAGAAGGAAAATCTAGTCAAGCCAGCAAACAAGGCAATGGTAGTTTTGGATGCAACACTATGTGATGCTCTTTTCAAAGGGACCATCAAAAAGGGCTCAACTTATCCCACCGAGATCCATAAGAAGGATTTAGGGTCTGCATTTTTAAATCGCATGCAAGTGCACTTCAGAGTAGCCAGGGGAAATGAGGTTGCTGTGCGAAAGGGCACAATTAAACCTGTTCAGATAATGACGGAGAGAAGGCAAGGGAACAAGAAAGTGACCAGACTCTCAGGTTTGGAGTCGTTCTTAATGGATGCGGAGTCGCTAGCTTCTGAACTACAAAAGAAGTTCGCTTGCAGTACATCAGTGGCAGAACTTCCAG GCAAAAAGGGGCAACACGAGGTGCTGGTTCAAGGCGGAGTCATCGATGACCTGGCTAAGCATCTCGTCGACCACTACGGCGTCCCGAAGAAATACATAGAGGTGCTCGACAAAACCAAGAAATAA
- the LOC109726072 gene encoding annexin D5, whose protein sequence is MATLSVPPVLTSPRQDAIDLHKAFKGFGCDTSAIINILAHRDAAQRALIQQEYRTMYSEDLSHRISSELSGHLMKAMLLWILDPAGRDATVLRQALGGDGIDLYAATEVICSRTPSQLQIIKQAYYARFGAYLEHEIHRYTSGDHQKLLLAYVGTPRYEGPEVDHAMAAKDAKDLYKAGEKRLGTDEKTFINIFTQRSWAQMAAIASNYHHAHGRTLQKAVKKETSGHFEFALLTILRCAENPAKFFAKVLRKAMKGLGTNDTTLIRVVVTRTEIDMQYIKIEYQKKYKKPLSAAIHSETSGHYRNFLLALVGQ, encoded by the exons ATGGCGACGCTGAGCGTTCCCCCCGTTCTCACCTCTCCTCGCCAAGACGCCATTGATCTCCACAAAGCCTTCAAAG GGTTTGGTTGCGACACTTCGGCAATTATAAATATACTTGCTCACCGCGATGCCGCTCAGCGCGCTCTCATTCAACAGGAGTACAGAACCATGTATTCGGAGGACCTCAGCCATCGTATATCCTCCGAGCTCAGTGGGCACCTTATG AAAGCGATGCTGCTGTGGATCCTTGATCCTGCGGGACGTGATGCCACCGTATTGAGACAGGCGCTTGGTGGTGATGGTATAGATTTGTATGCAGCCACTGAAGTTATATGTTCTCGGACACCATCTCAGTTACAGATAATTAAACAGGCGTATTATGCAAGATTTGGTGCTTATCTTGAGCATGAGATCCACCGTTACACCTCCGGTGATCACCAAAAG CTCCTGCTAGCCTATGTTGGAACGCCACGTTACGAGGGCCCCGAGGTCGATCATGCGATGGCCGCGAAGGATGCAAAGGACCTTTATAAAGCTGGGGAGAAACGATTAGGGACGGACGAGAAGACTTTCATTAACATTTTCACTCAAAGAAGCTGGGCTCAAATGGCGGCTATTGCTTCTAATTACCATCATGCCCATGGTAGAACCCTTCAAAAG GCCGTGAAGAAGGAAACATCTGGGCATTTTGAATTTGCTCTTCTTACTATCCTTCGATGTGCCGAGAATCCAGCCAAGTTCTTCGCGAAG GTGCTGCGCAAGGCAATGAAAGGGCTAGGCACAAACGACACCACACTGATAAGGGTCGTGGTTACGCGGACCGAGATCGACATGCAATATATCAAGATCGAGTACCAGAAGAAATACAAGAAGCCGCTGAGCGCAGCGATCCATTCGGAGACGTCGGGCCATTACCGAAATTTTCTCCTTGCTCTTGTTGGGCAATAG